In one window of Echeneis naucrates chromosome 17, fEcheNa1.1, whole genome shotgun sequence DNA:
- the LOC115057987 gene encoding kelch-like protein 40a produces MAAVTIDPVQQPRMYQQTLLQDGLCDLLENDKFVDCVLKIQDKDFPCHRLVLAASSPFFKAMFLSDLEEGKRREIVLKDVDPKVMGMILRYLYTSDINLTEENVQDIFMVANMYQIPSIFSVCVSYLQEKLVLGNCLAIFRLGLLLDCPRLALGAREFICERYQVVVRDQEFLQLAPSELAIIITSDALNVEREELVFESLMDWVKHDETNRIKDLPELLHCIRFRLIPLDYFKEKVERHQYIRFSQEIKKELDLVKDAHRGRLPKPRKHKRDRAKGEEGSENEEEEDDEDEEGYLPGILNNNPRFGMFEMDLILMINASGTVAYDPVGNECFVVSESTEIPKNHCSLVTEQNQVFVVGGLLYDEEDKDEPFSSYFLQFDPVSSEWLGMPSQPNPRCLFGLADIENSIYVVGGKELKEGEHVLDSVMIYDRQSFKWGESDPLPYPVYGHGTVSHKGLVYVIGGKSESKKCMRRVCVYNPTKFEWKDLAPLKTARSLFGVTVHRDQIYVVTGVTDAGLTSSVEVYDIATNKWSEFTEFPQERSSLNVISLGDFLYAVGGFAMMPSETSEEPVPTEMTDIWRYDEAEKCWNGILREIIYAEGSTVLPVHLNTLRLTKL; encoded by the exons ATGGCTGCCGTGACTATAGACCCTGTGCAGCAGCCACGGATGTACCAACAGACGCTCCTTCAGGATGGACTGTGTGATCTGTTGGAGAATGACAAGTTTGTGGACTGTGTTCTCAAAATCCAAGACAAGGATTTTCCATGCCACCGCTTGGTTTTGGCAGCCAGCAGTCCCTTCTTCAAGGCCATGTTCCTGTCTGACCTAGAAGAGGGCAAGAGACGTGAAATTGTCCTTAAAGATGTGGATCCAAAAGTTATGGGGATGATCCTGCGCTATTTATACACGTCTGACATTAATCTGACAGAGGAGAATGTCCAGGATATCTTCATGGTTGCTAACATGTACCAGATCCCCTCTAtcttctctgtatgtgtgtcctaCCTTCAAGAGAAGCTTGTGCTGGGAAACTGCTTGGCTATCTTCAGACTGGGGTTGCTGCTGGATTGTCCCAGGCTCGCCCTGGGTGCCAGAGAGTTCATCTGTGAACGTTACCAGGTTGTTGTCAGGGACCAGGAGTTTCTGCAGCTGGCCCCAAGTGAGCTGGCCATTATCATCACATCAGATGCCCTCAACGTTGAGCGGGAGGAGTTGGTGTTTGAATCTCTGATGGACTGGGTCAAACACGATGAGACAAACCGGATAAAAGACCTGCCAGAACTGTTGCACTGCATCCGTTTTAGGCTGATACCTTTGGATTACTTTAAAGAAAAAGTGGAGCGTCACCAGTACATACGGTTCAGCCAGGAGATCAAGAAGGAACTGGACCTAGTTAAAGATGCTCATAGAGGGCGTCTCCCGAAGCCCAGGAAGCACAAAAGAGACAGGGCAAAGGGAGAAGAAGGAAGtgaaaatgaggaggaggaggatgatgaggatgaggaagggTACCTGCCGGGTATACTCAACAACAACCCACGCTTTGGGATGTTTGAGATGGACCTGATACTTATGATCAATGCCTCGGGGACTGTGGCCTATGATCCAGTAGGAAATGAATGCTTCGTGGTGTCAGAATCCACAGAAATTCCCAAAAACCACTGCAGTCTGGTCACTGAGCAGAATCaggtgtttgttgttggaggACTGCTCTACGATGAGGAGGATAAAGACGAGCCATTCAGTTCTTACTTCCTACAG TTTGACCCAGTGAGCTCAGAGTGGTTAGGGATGCCCTCCCAGCCCAACCCTCGCTGTCTGTTTGGGCTGGCAGACATCGAGAACTCCATCTATGTCGTGGGAGGGAAGGAACTCAAGGAAGGCGAGCACGTCCTGGATTCAGTCATGATCTATGACAGACA GTCTTTCAAATGGGGTGAATCCGACCCTCTGCCTTATCCAGTATATGGCCATGGAACTGTATCACACAAAGGTCTTGTCTATGTCATTGGAGGAAAGTCTGAAAGCAA GAAATGCATGAGAAGAGTCTGTGTCTACAATCCTACTAAGTTTGAGTGGAAGGACCTGGCTCCTCTCAAGACAGCTCGCTCCCTGTTCGGTGTCACCGTCCACAGAGACCAGATTTATGTGGTGACGGGGGTCACTGACGCAGGGCTCACCAGCTCTGTAGAGGTCTATGACATCGCCACCAACAA GTGGTCTGAGTTCACCGAGTTCCCTCAGGAGCGCAGCTCCCTGAATGTTATCTCTTTGGGAGACTTCCTGTATGCTGTGGGGGGCTTTGCCATGATGCCCAGTGAGACCAGTGAAGAACCTGTTCCAACAGAGATGACTGACATCTGGAG GTATGATGAGGCAGAAAAATGCTGGAACGGGATTTTGCGAGAGATCATCTATGCTGAGGGATCCACTGTTCTTCCAGTGCATCTCAACACTCTGCGTCTCACTAAATTATAA
- the hhatla gene encoding hedgehog acyltransferase like, a isoform X1 encodes MGIKAALPRYELYLYTAVLAGAMIWAGSWIFEASSENVGRKAFKESVKPGWHYFGRKMDVADFEWIMWFSTFRNHILFALTGHVIFAKIFTLIAPKIGIDGCKHRSLIFGVYGGLAVLVTMGWTFMALILSHCIILYSVALVKWKSLCFAAGLATLASIKLEPYNSWQETLVTGSFDLQDILFYGGCGFTIMRCMSFALENCEKKDSSYTFSDLLKYNFYLPFFFFGPIMTFDRYHAQANNTKLTRKEREMWNITTKALLHLGIILVVDVFFHYLYILTIPSDMNLVTKLSDWCLAGLAYSNLVYDWVKAAVMFGVINTVATLDHLDPPQPPKCITMLYVFAETHFDRGINDWLCKYVYDYIGGDHDKIFKELLATICTFAITTLWLGPCELVYIWSFFNCFGLNFELWVAKLFSFPPFSTIEGVMGEAMSCRIHSVFNAANFWAIVLYNVLSLNSLEFAKLVGRRLIFKGFPLSTLSVLCVTYCGVQLVKERERQQALLDDLEPVKPVDGKEKAE; translated from the exons ATGGGGATCAAAGCCGCCCTGCCCAGATATGAGCTGTATCTATACACAGCTGTACTTGCGGGGGCCATGATATGGGCAGGCAGTTGGATATTTGAAGCTTCAAGTG AGAATGTTGGAAGAAAGGCCTTTAAAGAAAGTGTGAAACCaggatggcattactttggcaGGAAAATG GATGTTGCCGACTTCGAATGGATAATGTGGTTCTCTACATTCCGCAATCATATCCTTTTTGCGCTTACTGGTCACGTGATCTTTGCCAAGATTTTCACCCTCATAGCCCCAAag ATTGGTATAGATGGATGTAAG CACAGATCCCTGATCTTTGGTGTGTACGGTGGTTTGGCGGTCCTGGTCACGATGGGCTGGACCTTCATGGCTCTGATTCTATCTCACTGCATCATACTCTACAGCGTTGCTCTGGTCAAATGGAAGTCATTGTGCTTTGCAGCTGGCCTTGCCACACTGGCCTCCATCAAGTTGGAACCATATAACTCCTGGCAG gaGACCTTGGTGACTGGCTCCTTCGACCTACAAGACATCCTGTTCTATGGAGGCTGCGGCTTCACCATCATGCGCTGCATGAGCTTTGCGTTAGAGAACTGTGAAAAGAAGGACAGCAGCTACACATTCTCTGACCTGCTGAAATACAATTTCTAcctccctttcttcttctttggacCTATCATGACTTTTGACAGGTATCATGCCCAG GCGAACAACACCAAGCTGACGCgcaaagagagggagatgtgGAACATCACCACCAAGGCTTTGTTACACCTGGGAATCATTCTTGTGGTCGACGTCTTCTTCCACTATCTTTACATTTTGACAATCCCCAGTGACATGAACCTGGTCACCAAACTGTCTGACTGGTGTCTAG CTGGGCTGGCTTATTCAAACCTGGTGTATGACTGGGTGAAGGCAGCCGTGATGTTTGGTGTCATCAACACCGTGGCTACACTGGACCATCTGGACCCTCCTCAACCCCCCAAGTGTATCACCATGCTCTATGTCTTCGCTGAGAC acaCTTTGACAGAGGAATCAATGACTGGCTGTGCAA GTATGTTTATGACTATATTGGCGGGGATCATGATAAAATCTTCAAGGAACTCTTAGCAACCATTTGCACCTTCGCTATCACCACCTTGTGGCTGGGCCCATGTGAGCTGGTTTACATCTGGTCCTTCTTCAACTGCTTTGGCCTCAACTTCGAGCTGTGGGTGGCCAAGTTATTCTCCTTTCCACCATTTTCCACCATTGAG GGTGTTATGGGTGAAGCCATGTCATGCAGGATCCACAGTGTGTTCAATGCTGCCAACTTCTGGGCCATCGTCCTCTACAACGTGCTCTCCCTGAACAGTTTGGAGTTTGCCAAGCTAGTGGGCAGAAGGCTTATTTTCAAAG GCTTCCCTCTGTCCACTCTCTCAGTGTTATGTGTGACCTACTGTGGTGTGCAGCTGGTGAAGGAGAGGGAGCGACAACAAGCCCTGCTCGATGACCTGGAGCCAGTGAAGCCGGTCGATGGCAAAGAAAAAGCAGAATAA
- the hhatla gene encoding hedgehog acyltransferase like, a isoform X2, producing the protein MGIKAALPRYELYLYTAVLAGAMIWAGSWIFEASSENVGRKAFKESVKPGWHYFGRKMDVADFEWIMWFSTFRNHILFALTGHVIFAKIFTLIAPKHRSLIFGVYGGLAVLVTMGWTFMALILSHCIILYSVALVKWKSLCFAAGLATLASIKLEPYNSWQETLVTGSFDLQDILFYGGCGFTIMRCMSFALENCEKKDSSYTFSDLLKYNFYLPFFFFGPIMTFDRYHAQANNTKLTRKEREMWNITTKALLHLGIILVVDVFFHYLYILTIPSDMNLVTKLSDWCLAGLAYSNLVYDWVKAAVMFGVINTVATLDHLDPPQPPKCITMLYVFAETHFDRGINDWLCKYVYDYIGGDHDKIFKELLATICTFAITTLWLGPCELVYIWSFFNCFGLNFELWVAKLFSFPPFSTIEGVMGEAMSCRIHSVFNAANFWAIVLYNVLSLNSLEFAKLVGRRLIFKGFPLSTLSVLCVTYCGVQLVKERERQQALLDDLEPVKPVDGKEKAE; encoded by the exons ATGGGGATCAAAGCCGCCCTGCCCAGATATGAGCTGTATCTATACACAGCTGTACTTGCGGGGGCCATGATATGGGCAGGCAGTTGGATATTTGAAGCTTCAAGTG AGAATGTTGGAAGAAAGGCCTTTAAAGAAAGTGTGAAACCaggatggcattactttggcaGGAAAATG GATGTTGCCGACTTCGAATGGATAATGTGGTTCTCTACATTCCGCAATCATATCCTTTTTGCGCTTACTGGTCACGTGATCTTTGCCAAGATTTTCACCCTCATAGCCCCAAag CACAGATCCCTGATCTTTGGTGTGTACGGTGGTTTGGCGGTCCTGGTCACGATGGGCTGGACCTTCATGGCTCTGATTCTATCTCACTGCATCATACTCTACAGCGTTGCTCTGGTCAAATGGAAGTCATTGTGCTTTGCAGCTGGCCTTGCCACACTGGCCTCCATCAAGTTGGAACCATATAACTCCTGGCAG gaGACCTTGGTGACTGGCTCCTTCGACCTACAAGACATCCTGTTCTATGGAGGCTGCGGCTTCACCATCATGCGCTGCATGAGCTTTGCGTTAGAGAACTGTGAAAAGAAGGACAGCAGCTACACATTCTCTGACCTGCTGAAATACAATTTCTAcctccctttcttcttctttggacCTATCATGACTTTTGACAGGTATCATGCCCAG GCGAACAACACCAAGCTGACGCgcaaagagagggagatgtgGAACATCACCACCAAGGCTTTGTTACACCTGGGAATCATTCTTGTGGTCGACGTCTTCTTCCACTATCTTTACATTTTGACAATCCCCAGTGACATGAACCTGGTCACCAAACTGTCTGACTGGTGTCTAG CTGGGCTGGCTTATTCAAACCTGGTGTATGACTGGGTGAAGGCAGCCGTGATGTTTGGTGTCATCAACACCGTGGCTACACTGGACCATCTGGACCCTCCTCAACCCCCCAAGTGTATCACCATGCTCTATGTCTTCGCTGAGAC acaCTTTGACAGAGGAATCAATGACTGGCTGTGCAA GTATGTTTATGACTATATTGGCGGGGATCATGATAAAATCTTCAAGGAACTCTTAGCAACCATTTGCACCTTCGCTATCACCACCTTGTGGCTGGGCCCATGTGAGCTGGTTTACATCTGGTCCTTCTTCAACTGCTTTGGCCTCAACTTCGAGCTGTGGGTGGCCAAGTTATTCTCCTTTCCACCATTTTCCACCATTGAG GGTGTTATGGGTGAAGCCATGTCATGCAGGATCCACAGTGTGTTCAATGCTGCCAACTTCTGGGCCATCGTCCTCTACAACGTGCTCTCCCTGAACAGTTTGGAGTTTGCCAAGCTAGTGGGCAGAAGGCTTATTTTCAAAG GCTTCCCTCTGTCCACTCTCTCAGTGTTATGTGTGACCTACTGTGGTGTGCAGCTGGTGAAGGAGAGGGAGCGACAACAAGCCCTGCTCGATGACCTGGAGCCAGTGAAGCCGGTCGATGGCAAAGAAAAAGCAGAATAA